CCACAAAAGGAAGGTCAAACATGTTACACCTGGTTGGCATCTTAATATTCCCCAAATCCTGAAGTTcagtaattgaattgaaatttaaaGAAGGGAATAGCAAAAATCTTGGTCCGTGTATCGCAGTCAGGGGTTCgccttgcttttttaaaatccattttgcaTTGCCGTTTCCATTTTTGGGGCCATCTACTTCACCTAAATAAGAGAATGGGGGAGAAATCTGTTTAATTTAACTGAAATGTAAGTAAATACTTTTGGctaatgcattgtgtgtatattgaatGAGAAGTTGATTAACTGTAGGAAAGACATTTATAACTACTGGTAGCACAGGGTGGATTTCCTCATAAAATTCATTATTGAACAAACACGGAGCAACGGGTGACCAAAGTCCCAGAATAACCGAATGGGCATCTAACAAATTGAATTCTACTGGTGACTAGGCCACAGGGCCCTCGCTGGCTTGGATGCGCCACACAAATACAGCTCAAACTAAGGAATATACtgaagaattatgtaaaaaatataccatCAAACTACTGATAATGTGAAGTGCAGGTGAGAGGCCCAATCACCACACTCACCACCACCTGGGTAGCCACACTGTTGAGCCTCAAGCGCTCCTAATAAGAAGCAATTTTAACAATAAGTATCTTCTGGAATTTAACTAAtactacaaaaagaaagacaaaaccagaaaagaatatagcaaaaacagcagtggcttaCAATCGCAGCCTGGACTTTGAGCCTCCTGCACCTGGGCCCTGACGAGCTGGGAGACAAACCAGAAAGATCACCAACAGCCAAATCATTTGCTCAAGAACTGAGAATAAAACCACCTACCTGCTCTCGGAATTCTCAAGCCAGAGTGCAACAGCAAAAGGGACAAGCATGCTGACACAGCTTCATTACGTGAAGCTTTTACAGCCTGTCTAATTggtgaaccaggaagtaggaggtGCCAAGGCTGACCTGAATCTATAGTagctcaggagggacatttcctcactggctacacaaaaaatgatttataatgGCAATAATTGATTTATGATCTTACAGGCTGAGCTTCTTCACAAACAAAGATGATCTTGTTTTGCAGTATCACCATTTAGATGATTTCATCAAACGCACCCAGTAAGCCGTAGATTAAATCATTACACACACGTGGTTTAAtccattatattacattacatgtggtTTATCTTTCATCAAAAGTGACGTACTTTTAGTTGCGTGTGTGACCTCGGCAGGCCAAGTGATGTCCAAATGATGCCCCATatcgagagagaggaaaggaagaggtgtctcacatccaaaaaaataattgaaatctatctatacatcacatttcacatataaggcttagaacaatgacatcaaaaacaattaaaacaattttaaaaaagatttcttcaataatgaataattaaatgttgacctgcatctgtaaaactaagtaaaataaatgtcactCAGGAGTAGGAAGATTGGACTAAACGtcttggggagaaaaggagctttaatacacttcagagaagtttgtgttgtccaatcagaagcgcAAAAGAAATTTCAGTAGGAAACACTTATGTCCCAGGCAATCGTGTTTTTGAATActtgcaacatttgaatcatttctgccggtgggaaaggagcctttttgaaaatctcacgcacactgtgcacagacacacatggatccatttagactctaccttgactaaaacactagcaaactgtagcactaacaaatggtagcacttaaactgtacttataatggcacttttctataacatgttttgaaactgcttatttgatgaaaattgtactttcttgttacttgttcttctgagtttgcatctttatgtggaaatgcacttattgtaagtcgctttggataaaagcgtcagctaaatgacatgtaatgtaatgtcatgtcatgtaaaatgGACAGGCTGCCCTCTGCCGTTCGAAACGCGTAACGACACGGCATTTCCTCCGCCGTCAAGTTCTCCGCAGCACGCCAAGACACGGAGCGCTTCCGCCGGAACCAGCACGTATCGGCGTTGACGCTGACTTGACGTGCGCGCAGCCTCCAGCCCGCtagggggcgctcccctccaatctgcgacctgaaaccaccgaaataaaaacgacgagacccccccagctgtttaccacgtcCGGcgagccgccattgccctggcgctctgctgcatagacatgtatagaaaggctagatggcttaCCGGCGCTGAGAGCCAATGGGACCCGACGACGTCACACGGCGGCCATCTTAGGACAGGACCGCTCGTCCAGTTCTAACATTAAAGTCTATTGTGCATGTAGTGCTGAAATAACTATActttgctcaattttcaaccgattttcaaACGGCTTGGTGTGTCACAAACGTCAGGGATGCGGCTATTTAACTTCATACTTGTGAAAAATTATAGCCACGGAGTTTATTAAgaaaatagtatattaagtagaCTAGACAGGTAAAGCACTAGGTatacccatacacacacacacacagtaatgatatcaatatttataaggtacatgaaacatgaaataatattagtaataaacaaaattgcactaacattattaaatacatgtgtaaattcatgtataatataaatctgtaaatataaagttgccattctgtaaaataaagagaaaagagatgggtctttgttttttgacttAGGTCCAAAGGCacacaattagaaaaaaaaaaaaacattaagacacAATTGGACACAAAACTCTTTCCATCAATACAATATAATGAATacagctccctccctctcctcctctctcttaaaTGGTCTGAACTTACATAGCGCTTTTCTACACCGTCTTGGTGCACAAAGCGCTTTACAAAGCcccacattcacccattcacgcacacactcatacaccacTCATTCACATGCAAACATCAAAGAAGAGTAGCAAACTAAACAGACCACCAGTTGAAAACCCATCCTTTAAGTGCACAAATAGTTTGCGCTACTGCCCTTTGAAAAGGACAGTTTTTGTGAGcttctgtctcacactgtctttctGCAAGCTAAGCGTTGACATTTTCGCAATGTGGTGCAGCCTTagcttgaagaagagggacacaaCCAGAGTCAAGAGTGTATGGTGGTGACTGTCAACGCCATATCGCGTGTCAGTGATGTGCTCCCCGAGCAAAAACACATCCTCTCCACCtatcctcttcctcaccacgTAGAGGACCTCCAACAGTTTGATGGGTTGCGATCTCCTGGAATCTGCTACTGCCTGCCGAACAACCCACTCTGCTGCCCTGACGACCTTCACGGTGCCTGCTGATGGGATGACAAGACCTCCATTGTTTTTCAGCGTCAGCAGATGGTAGCTCTGGTCCTTACTGGCAGATTCAGCATCCATCAACAGGCTTGCCCGGCAGACATCACAGGAAAGCTTTTTTAGTGTGCGTCGCACCACAAATCCTGAAATCAATGGTGGACAGATTCACAttataatgactttttttaattaataagcaTGGGGAAATGAATTAGTTATAGGCT
This is a stretch of genomic DNA from Pungitius pungitius chromosome 7, fPunPun2.1, whole genome shotgun sequence. It encodes these proteins:
- the LOC134132193 gene encoding uncharacterized protein LOC134132193 — translated: MAMIPVLLEGQRYVLTYRFSQDHLELLFNSIRASGGWNNNPNASHFKYIFRKLMARCGVVKPSSKGNVTAQDDTESLPADQSAVQSYRIDTSTNLSAVDMSSAEGEDLPSPFADIPALVQDHSYLPKKFDGLVENVLVYISGFVVRRTLKKLSCDVCRASLLMDAESASKDQSYHLLTLKNNGGLVIPSAGTVKVVRAAEWVVRQAVADSRRSQPIKLLEVLYVVRKRIGGEDVFLLGEHITDTRYGVDSHHHTLLTLVVSLFFKLRLHHIAKMSTLSLQKDSVRQKLTKTVLFKGQ